Part of the Candidatus Eremiobacterota bacterium genome is shown below.
AGATCGTTCGAGAAGCCGCGGACGCCCCGCACGAGCCGCGTGCGGTTCCCGCAGACGTGCGGGTCAGTCTCGCACGTCCGCCCGCACGTCTCGCAGAACCGCAGCTCCTGCGCGGCTGCGCCGAGGATGGAGTCCAGCGTCGCGCCGGCAATCCCGCCGAGCGGCACCGCGGCGAAGAGTAGGACGAGCTCGAGGTTTGCGCCGTTCGCGACGGAAAACCCGAATCGGTCGGTCGTCAGCAGGTAAGCGAGCACGACGGCGGGTGGGGTGATCAGGCCGATCCAGCCCGCGCCGGCGACCTCGGCGAGCGTCCCCGGGAGCGTGATTCCGCCCGAAAGCCCGGTGGGCACCGGCCGCAGCGTGAGAATCGAGCGCGGCGTCCGCCGCGCGAGCGTCCCGATCTCCGTCGCCCACGTGTCCGCCGTCGCTGCGGCATACGCGCCGCAAAACGCCAGCGCCCAGCGCACGTCGTGCGTG
Proteins encoded:
- a CDS encoding DUF92 domain-containing protein, whose amino-acid sequence is MTVGNLLVGGVLAALIAVVASRARALAPSGALAAFVVGTLTFASGGIGFTLVLLAFFVPSIALSRIGRARKKELVDVGKHGARDAMQVLANGSVATACAVAFAFTHDVRWALAFCGAYAAATADTWATEIGTLARRTPRSILTLRPVPTGLSGGITLPGTLAEVAGAGWIGLITPPAVVLAYLLTTDRFGFSVANGANLELVLLFAAVPLGGIAGATLDSILGAAAQELRFCETCGRTCETDPHVCGNRTRLVRGVRGFSNDLVNLLATVAGAAVAFGLASAAAHRF